A window of Nicotiana tabacum cultivar K326 chromosome 24, ASM71507v2, whole genome shotgun sequence contains these coding sequences:
- the LOC107781717 gene encoding putative phytosulfokines 6, producing the protein MKLTNDQFLTSFFILLIISYVTSARLLPTSYRDIKKAEVNGITHSISTQEDFNNLMGLEKCEDRDEACLNRRIVAEAHLDYIYTQNKPKP; encoded by the exons atGAAGCTAACAAATGATCAATTTCTTACTTCTTTTTTCATATTACTGATCATTTCCTATGTAACATCTGCTCGTCTGCTGCCTACAAGTTATCGAG ATATCAAGAAAGCTGAAGTTAATGGGATTACTCATTCAATTTCCACGCAAGAAGACTTCAACAAT ctcatgggattggagaaatgtgAAGACAGAGATGAAgcttgtttaaacagaaggattgTAGCTGAAGCTCACTTGGATTACATATATACTCAAAACAAGCCTAAGCCCTAA